A genomic window from Candidatus Nitrosoglobus terrae includes:
- the prmC gene encoding peptide chain release factor N(5)-glutamine methyltransferase: MSNISIASAIAVATYQLTHLDNGRLEAERLLCWVLKVERSYLYAWPERGLTVIEWSYLKQLLQRRANHEPFAYICGRREFWSLILRVSKATLIPRPETEQVVELALKRMNLEEQLKIADLGTGSGAIALAIASERPQAQVIATDISPAAIQVAEENRKNLDLNNVVFRLGDWLTPLGDERFDLIVSNPPYIAEEDPYLTQGSLCFEPYQALVAGTDGLEALAYIARVAREHLVNGGWLILEHGYNQGSFLLKLLIKLGYQQVADFYDLAGLPRVAVGQWWAY, from the coding sequence ATGTCCAACATCTCTATCGCCTCTGCTATTGCTGTTGCTACATATCAACTAACTCATTTAGATAATGGGCGTTTGGAAGCTGAAAGATTACTTTGCTGGGTGCTTAAAGTAGAACGCAGCTATCTTTACGCTTGGCCTGAGCGAGGATTGACAGTAATTGAATGGAGCTATTTGAAGCAGCTACTACAACGACGAGCTAATCATGAGCCCTTTGCTTATATTTGTGGCAGACGGGAATTTTGGTCACTAATTCTACGTGTTAGTAAAGCAACTTTAATTCCTCGTCCAGAGACTGAGCAGGTAGTGGAATTAGCGCTAAAACGGATGAATTTGGAAGAGCAGCTAAAAATCGCTGATTTAGGCACAGGTAGTGGAGCTATCGCCCTTGCTATTGCAAGCGAGCGGCCTCAAGCTCAGGTGATTGCAACCGATATATCTCCAGCAGCTATTCAAGTAGCAGAAGAAAATAGGAAAAATTTAGATCTTAATAATGTTGTTTTTAGATTAGGAGATTGGCTGACTCCTTTGGGCGATGAACGGTTTGATCTTATAGTCAGTAATCCTCCCTATATTGCAGAAGAAGATCCCTATCTTACCCAAGGCAGTTTATGCTTTGAACCTTATCAGGCTTTAGTTGCCGGTACTGATGGTTTAGAAGCTTTAGCGTATATTGCTAGGGTCGCTCGAGAACATCTTGTAAATGGCGGTTGGTTGATTCTTGAGCATGGCTATAATCAAGGCTCCTTTTTGTTAAAGCTACTGATAAAATTAGGTTATCAACAAGTAGCAGATTTTTATGATCTTGCTGGATTACCTCGTGTGGCTGTAGGACAATGGTGGGCTTATTAA
- a CDS encoding complex I NDUFA9 subunit family protein yields MNKDTICILGGTGFVGLQLTAHLVNQGYKVRVLTRNRQRNRDLLVLPGLQLREVNIYDLAELKSQFNDCYGVVNLTGILNEGKREGHRFRHVHIDLPEKIAQACLDTRVKRLLHMSALNANADKGSSYYLRSKGEGESRILPLAKQGLQVTIFRPSVIFGPEDSFFNRFATLLEIFPFIFPLACPDSRLAPIYVGDVVQAFARILTDDKYHFNQSYELCGPNTYTLKQLVEYTAAVLGLKRRIIGLSDKLSRLQASALEYLPGNLFSKDNYASLQTPSICRQNELDKLDIKPTTIEAVVPEYLGQRNQKARYLELRRYAQRNKLS; encoded by the coding sequence ATGAATAAAGATACTATCTGCATCCTAGGAGGTACAGGCTTTGTGGGCCTACAATTAACTGCCCACTTGGTAAATCAAGGTTATAAAGTACGGGTACTTACCCGGAATCGACAACGGAATCGAGATCTACTCGTTTTACCGGGGCTACAGCTTAGAGAGGTCAATATATACGATTTAGCTGAGCTTAAATCTCAGTTTAATGATTGTTACGGTGTAGTGAATTTAACCGGAATCCTTAATGAAGGAAAGCGAGAGGGTCATAGATTTCGCCACGTCCATATCGATTTACCAGAGAAAATAGCTCAAGCTTGCCTTGATACCAGAGTTAAGCGCTTGCTTCATATGAGCGCCCTTAATGCTAATGCTGACAAGGGATCCAGTTACTATCTACGCAGCAAAGGCGAAGGAGAGTCCCGTATCCTACCCTTAGCAAAGCAAGGACTCCAAGTGACAATCTTTCGTCCTTCAGTAATTTTTGGCCCAGAAGATAGCTTCTTTAACCGTTTTGCTACTTTACTTGAAATCTTCCCCTTTATCTTTCCTCTAGCTTGCCCAGATTCTCGTCTTGCTCCTATCTACGTAGGTGATGTAGTACAAGCGTTTGCTCGTATTCTTACAGATGATAAGTATCACTTTAACCAAAGCTATGAATTATGTGGGCCTAATACTTACACTCTAAAACAATTAGTTGAGTACACAGCAGCAGTTTTAGGACTTAAGCGTCGAATTATCGGGCTTTCCGACAAACTTAGCCGCCTTCAAGCCAGTGCCTTAGAGTATCTACCCGGAAATCTTTTCTCTAAAGACAATTATGCCTCTTTACAAACACCTAGTATTTGTCGCCAAAATGAGCTAGATAAATTAGATATTAAGCCTACTACTATTGAAGCAGTAGTACCTGAATATTTAGGCCAGCGTAATCAAAAAGCGCGTTATCTTGAACTACGGCGATATGCTCAACGTAACAAACTTAGCTAG
- a CDS encoding multifunctional CCA addition/repair protein — MEVYLVGGAIRDQLLGRPIKERDYVIVDATPEELAIQGYRPVGKDFPVFLHPQTQEEYALARTERKIGPGYKGFIVHAAPDVTLKEDLQRRDLTINAIAQTPDGALIDPFGGQQDLKKKILRHVSPAFTEDPVRILRTARFAARFDFKIAPETLVLMQKMVAAGEADHLVPERIWKELEKALSESYPWRFFQTLRACGALVRIFPEINQLFGIPQPRRYHPEIDTGIHALKVLEIASRLSQDTQIRFAALTHDLGKGETPSHKWPHHYDHGMRGALLILNLSERLRIPKSYRDLATCVARYHDLVHQAYKLRPSVLLKLLNDIDAFRRPQRLNQLLLVCEADARGRPGFEDYPYPQSHWLQSVFSEAVKIKAQPLVARGLQNEAIAQALQQQRIEAIKHLNRIFMD, encoded by the coding sequence ATGGAAGTCTATCTTGTCGGTGGAGCCATTCGGGATCAGCTTCTAGGACGGCCTATTAAAGAACGAGATTATGTAATCGTTGATGCTACCCCAGAGGAGCTCGCAATCCAAGGCTATCGTCCGGTAGGAAAAGATTTCCCCGTATTTTTACACCCACAGACTCAAGAGGAATATGCCTTGGCCCGTACTGAACGCAAGATCGGGCCAGGTTATAAAGGCTTTATAGTTCATGCCGCCCCTGATGTAACATTAAAAGAAGATCTACAACGCCGCGATCTCACAATTAATGCTATCGCTCAAACCCCTGACGGTGCACTTATCGATCCCTTTGGGGGACAACAAGATTTAAAGAAAAAAATCTTGCGACACGTCTCCCCTGCTTTTACCGAAGATCCAGTACGTATCCTTCGCACAGCCCGTTTTGCTGCCCGATTTGATTTCAAAATTGCCCCAGAGACACTAGTACTTATGCAAAAAATGGTAGCTGCCGGCGAAGCTGATCATTTAGTACCCGAAAGGATATGGAAAGAACTAGAAAAAGCCCTTTCCGAATCCTATCCTTGGCGATTCTTCCAAACTCTAAGAGCCTGTGGTGCTCTAGTGCGAATATTTCCTGAAATTAACCAACTATTTGGTATTCCGCAACCTAGGCGCTATCATCCAGAGATTGATACGGGTATCCACGCTTTAAAAGTCTTAGAAATAGCTTCCCGTCTAAGCCAAGATACCCAAATCCGATTTGCTGCTTTAACACATGATCTAGGAAAAGGAGAGACTCCCTCTCATAAGTGGCCTCATCATTATGATCATGGAATGCGAGGAGCGCTACTAATTCTTAATCTCTCTGAACGCTTACGTATTCCTAAATCTTATCGAGATTTAGCGACTTGTGTAGCGCGCTATCACGATCTAGTGCATCAAGCTTATAAGCTGCGGCCTAGCGTTCTTCTTAAGCTACTTAACGATATTGACGCCTTTCGCCGCCCTCAACGCCTTAATCAACTTTTGCTGGTTTGTGAAGCTGATGCTAGAGGGCGCCCTGGATTTGAGGATTATCCATATCCCCAGTCTCACTGGCTTCAATCAGTTTTTAGTGAGGCTGTAAAAATAAAAGCTCAACCTTTAGTGGCAAGAGGGCTTCAGAATGAAGCCATTGCTCAAGCACTACAACAACAGAGAATTGAGGCCATTAAGCACCTAAACCGTATTTTTATGGATTAG
- a CDS encoding adenylosuccinate synthase, whose translation MAKSVVIIGCQWGDEGKGKLVDLLTDRVSAVVRFQGGHNAGHTLVIRGRKIILHLIPSGILREDVLCVIGNGVVISPSALMEEIKMLEQQGILVKGRLKISSACPLVLLYHVALDRAREAARCKQAIGTTGRGIGPAYEDKIARRALRVGDLLDESNFTANLREIVDYHNFILREYYRVEPVNYDQVLEQTLELRSNIDHLITDVPMLLAQIRQQNKNILFEGAQGAFLDIDHGTYPYVTSSNTTAGGASTGSGVGPLHLDYVLGITKAYTTRVGYGPFPTELKDDIGIHLAKRGQEFGATTNRPRRCGWLDLVALRRAITISSVSSLCVTKLDVLDGIESLHICIAYYYNGQRFDLLSDSKILDRCEPIYIELPGWQEITAGITEYDQLPHNARSYLQKIEELCGIPIDIVSTGADREQTVVLRDPFAI comes from the coding sequence GTGGCTAAAAGCGTCGTAATTATAGGCTGTCAATGGGGCGATGAGGGGAAGGGAAAGTTAGTTGATCTTTTAACTGATCGTGTTAGTGCAGTAGTTCGGTTTCAAGGTGGGCATAATGCTGGCCATACATTGGTTATTAGGGGTAGGAAGATAATCTTACACCTAATTCCTTCTGGAATATTGCGGGAAGATGTATTGTGTGTGATTGGCAATGGAGTAGTGATCTCTCCTTCTGCTCTCATGGAAGAGATTAAAATGCTCGAGCAGCAAGGCATATTGGTTAAGGGACGGCTGAAGATCAGCTCTGCGTGCCCATTGGTTTTGCTTTATCATGTTGCTCTTGATCGAGCAAGGGAGGCCGCTCGCTGCAAGCAAGCAATTGGTACTACTGGCCGAGGTATTGGTCCTGCGTATGAGGATAAAATAGCTCGTCGTGCCTTGCGAGTTGGTGACCTGTTAGATGAATCTAATTTCACAGCCAATTTACGAGAGATCGTAGATTATCATAATTTTATTTTACGAGAATATTATCGAGTTGAGCCTGTTAATTATGATCAGGTGTTAGAGCAAACACTAGAGCTAAGATCAAATATTGATCACTTAATAACGGATGTACCGATGTTGCTAGCTCAGATCCGACAGCAGAATAAAAATATTCTTTTTGAAGGGGCTCAAGGCGCTTTTTTGGATATCGATCATGGAACCTATCCTTATGTGACCTCTTCTAATACTACTGCTGGTGGGGCATCTACAGGAAGCGGGGTAGGACCGCTTCATTTAGATTATGTTCTTGGAATCACTAAAGCATATACAACTCGAGTTGGTTATGGGCCTTTTCCTACAGAGCTAAAGGATGATATTGGTATTCATCTTGCTAAACGAGGACAAGAGTTTGGTGCTACCACTAACCGTCCACGGCGCTGTGGCTGGCTGGATTTAGTAGCACTGCGACGTGCGATCACTATTAGTAGCGTCTCTAGCCTTTGTGTTACTAAATTGGATGTGCTTGATGGTATAGAAAGCCTTCATATCTGTATAGCCTATTATTATAATGGTCAGCGTTTTGATCTGTTATCTGACAGTAAAATTTTGGATCGTTGTGAGCCTATCTATATAGAATTACCTGGCTGGCAAGAAATAACGGCTGGAATCACAGAGTATGATCAATTACCGCATAATGCACGTAGTTATTTGCAGAAGATTGAAGAGCTATGTGGTATACCTATCGATATTGTTTCAACGGGAGCGGATCGTGAGCAAACCGTCGTTTTGCGTGATCCGTTCGCAATATAA